In the Danio rerio strain Tuebingen ecotype United States chromosome 8, GRCz12tu, whole genome shotgun sequence genome, one interval contains:
- the nkx6.3 gene encoding homeobox protein Nkx-6.3 produces MESNISGSFLFNNSLNQFPSDIKAPVCQYSIPNSFYKLGPANINSQLQAGTPHGISDILSRSMVSGPGTPALLSGYPSMGGFGTTVPSPGVYYNRDYTPSGLSTFPKPVVECAGMKGKSSSCWVDGGYEWRGARQQCGNNMGHNPENVGKKKHTRPTFSGHQIFALEKTFEQTKYLAGPERARLAYSLGMTESQVKVWFQNRRTKWRKKSATEPSSTQTSRGESAGDGSENEVEDEEYNKPLDPDTDDEKIRQLLRKHRRAFSVLRLGPHHI; encoded by the exons ATGGAGTCCAACATCTCAGGATCCTTCCTCTTTAACAACAGCTTGAACCAATTTCCGTCAGACATCAAGGCCCCGGTGTGCCAGTACTCCATTCCCAACTCCTTCTACAAGCTTGGCCCTGCCAATATCAACTCACAGTTACAGGCTGGCACTCCGCATGGCATCAGTGACATTCTGAGTCGATCCATGGTGAGCGGTCCAGGAACCCCTGCACTATTGTCTGGGTACCCATCCATGGGTGGCTTTGGAACAACTGTTCCCAGTCCGGGGGTGTATTATAATCGGGATTACACCCCATCAGGACTGAGCACTTTTCCTAAACCTGTTGTCGAATGTGCAGGTATGAAGGGTAAAAGCAGCAGCTGCTGGGTGGATGGAGGGTATGAGTGGAGAGGCGCGAGACAGCAGTGTGGCAACA ATATGGGGCATAATCCTGAgaatgtggggaaaaaaaagcacacacgACCTACATTCAGTGGGCATCAGATCTTTGCTCTGGAGAAAACCTTTGAACAGACCAAGTATTTGGCAGGACCAGAGAGAGCCAGACTGGCATACTCGCTAGGGATGACTGAGTCACAAGTTAAA GTGTGGTTCCAGAATCGGCGTACTAAATGGCGGAAAAAGAGCGCAACGGAGCCCAGTTCCACACAGACCTCGCGTGGGGAGAGTGCAGGAGACGGGTCGGAAAATGAGGTGGAGGACGAGGAGTACAACAAACCTCTGGACCCCGACACAGACGATGAGAAGATACGACAGCTGCTGCGCAAACACCGCAGAGCTTTCTCAGTACTGCGCCTGGGGCCACACCATATCTGA